The following are from one region of the Nicotiana tomentosiformis chromosome 7, ASM39032v3, whole genome shotgun sequence genome:
- the LOC104095763 gene encoding uncharacterized protein isoform X1, producing the protein MLQLFLSKSSWKENADDESAEQRKALLNELESVIWSLISVEGRSESRLWLCNAVAGVRSITPCNQHELFMTLLRSKPPKRPLVGQLLRLLFQKEPQKAGHIIAKKCFLLENFFKGNQNRILQWFSNFAGTCYATHTKGAKALSQFAFVNRDICWEELEWRGKHGQSPAMVATKPHYFLDLDVERTVENFLEYVPEFWSSKEFAESLKDGDILTIDNNFFVSMFVDLMYKEDLKEVWEIIDEFLIEQSFSFLCQHLLIVLGEQDLKVFLDLLQRYVKPRLQKMDCHDSSFWLEIILSKCDGSNSLDQLLLLNAVTTQTRQLMRFIREEGSQEQKEKVKHIVFQICTPTICKDSFIPILRECFSRKSLGTIKWLGLQSWAFHYYLSEEFQHSSSWECLFVGNDISFRKSKIYPILDHDQLLEESESEQDTRSARNKRKKRQKHKKKKRRDLEFEELDRDEFADVIEDRPELHLTSGDWLLSTDGYSTTWSSVDLPEHISKHCFFTWMKWVIEGMKR; encoded by the exons ATGCTGCAGTTATTTCTATCTAAATCATCATGGAAGGAAAATGCAGATGATGAATCAGCTGAACAGAGAAAAGCTCTTCTGAATGAGCTAGAATCAGTTATCTGGTCACTGATATCGGTGGAAGGTCGATCTGAATCTCGTCTTTGGCTTTGCAATGCTGTCGCAGGGGTACGGTCTATAACACCCTGTAATCAACATGAGTTATTCATGACCTTATTGAGGTCTAAGCCACCAAAGCGGCCCTTAGTCGGACAACTGCTACGATTACTTTTCCAGAAGGAACCTCAGAAAGCAGGGCATATCATTGCAAAGAAATGCTTTCTATTAGAAAATTTCTTCAAAG GAAACCAAAACCGTATTTTGCAGTGGTTCTCTAATTTTGCTGGTACTTGTTATGCAACCCATACAAAGGGGGCTAAGGCATTGTCCCAGTTTGCTTTTGTAAACAGAGACATCTGTTGGGAGGAGCTCGAATGGAGGGGGAAACATGGGCAATCTCCTGCAATGGTTGCCACAAAGCCCCACTATTTTCTTGATCTGGATGTCGAACGAACAGTGGAGAATTTTCTTGAGTATGTTCCTGAATTTTGGTCATCTAAGGAATTTGCCGAGTCACTGAAAGATGGTGATATTCTGACCATTGATAATAATTTTTTTGTCAGTATGTTTGTTGACTTGATGTACAAGGAGGATTTGAAAGAAGTTTGGGAAATTATAGATGAGTTTCTCATTGAGCAATCTTTCTCTTTCTTATGTCAACACCTTCTCATCGTTCTTGGGGAACAAGATCTAAAGGTTTTCTTGGATTTACTCCAAAGATATGTTAAACCAAGGTTGCAAAAGATGGATTGTCATGATTCTTCTTTTTGGCTGGAGATCATACTCTCCAAGTGTGATGGCAGTAATTCTCTTGATCAGTTGCTTCTCTTGAATGCAGTTACTACTCAAACTCGGCAGCTTATGCGATTTATACGTGAAGAAGGAAGTCAGGAGCAAAAGGAAAAGGTTAAGCATATTGTTTTCCAAATTTGTACACCAACAATCTGTAAAGATAGCTTTATACCAATTCTAAGAGAATGTTTCAGCAGAAAATCTTTAGGAACTATAAAATGGTTGGGATTGCAGTCTTGGGCATTCCACTATTATTTATCTGAGGAATTCCAACATTCCAGTTCCTGGGAATGTTTATTTGTCGGCAATGACATAAGCTTTCGCAAGTCCAAGATTTATCCAATATTAGATCACGATCAACTTCTGGAAGAAAGTGAGTCTGAGCAGGACACCAGGTCAGCCAGAAATAAGCGCAAGAAAAGgcaaaaacacaaaaagaaaaagagaagggaTCTTGAATTTGAAGAATTAGACAGGGATGAATTTGCCGATGTTATTGAGGATAGACCGGAGTTGCATTTGACATCTGGTGACTGGTTGCTTTCTACTGATGGGTATTCGACTACTTGGAGCAGC GTAGACCTACCTGAGCACATATCAAAACATTGCTTCTTCACGTGGATGAAGTGGGTTATTGAGGGCATGAAGAGATGA
- the LOC104095763 gene encoding uncharacterized protein isoform X2, whose protein sequence is MLQLFLSKSSWKENADDESAEQRKALLNELESVIWSLISVEGRSESRLWLCNAVAGVRSITPCNQHELFMTLLRSKPPKRPLVGQLLRLLFQKEPQKAGHIIAKKCFLLENFFKGNQNRILQWFSNFAGTCYATHTKGAKALSQFAFVNRDICWEELEWRGKHGQSPAMVATKPHYFLDLDVERTVENFLDMFVDLMYKEDLKEVWEIIDEFLIEQSFSFLCQHLLIVLGEQDLKVFLDLLQRYVKPRLQKMDCHDSSFWLEIILSKCDGSNSLDQLLLLNAVTTQTRQLMRFIREEGSQEQKEKVKHIVFQICTPTICKDSFIPILRECFSRKSLGTIKWLGLQSWAFHYYLSEEFQHSSSWECLFVGNDISFRKSKIYPILDHDQLLEESESEQDTRSARNKRKKRQKHKKKKRRDLEFEELDRDEFADVIEDRPELHLTSGDWLLSTDGYSTTWSSVDLPEHISKHCFFTWMKWVIEGMKR, encoded by the exons ATGCTGCAGTTATTTCTATCTAAATCATCATGGAAGGAAAATGCAGATGATGAATCAGCTGAACAGAGAAAAGCTCTTCTGAATGAGCTAGAATCAGTTATCTGGTCACTGATATCGGTGGAAGGTCGATCTGAATCTCGTCTTTGGCTTTGCAATGCTGTCGCAGGGGTACGGTCTATAACACCCTGTAATCAACATGAGTTATTCATGACCTTATTGAGGTCTAAGCCACCAAAGCGGCCCTTAGTCGGACAACTGCTACGATTACTTTTCCAGAAGGAACCTCAGAAAGCAGGGCATATCATTGCAAAGAAATGCTTTCTATTAGAAAATTTCTTCAAAG GAAACCAAAACCGTATTTTGCAGTGGTTCTCTAATTTTGCTGGTACTTGTTATGCAACCCATACAAAGGGGGCTAAGGCATTGTCCCAGTTTGCTTTTGTAAACAGAGACATCTGTTGGGAGGAGCTCGAATGGAGGGGGAAACATGGGCAATCTCCTGCAATGGTTGCCACAAAGCCCCACTATTTTCTTGATCTGGATGTCGAACGAACAGTGGAGAATTTTCTTGA TATGTTTGTTGACTTGATGTACAAGGAGGATTTGAAAGAAGTTTGGGAAATTATAGATGAGTTTCTCATTGAGCAATCTTTCTCTTTCTTATGTCAACACCTTCTCATCGTTCTTGGGGAACAAGATCTAAAGGTTTTCTTGGATTTACTCCAAAGATATGTTAAACCAAGGTTGCAAAAGATGGATTGTCATGATTCTTCTTTTTGGCTGGAGATCATACTCTCCAAGTGTGATGGCAGTAATTCTCTTGATCAGTTGCTTCTCTTGAATGCAGTTACTACTCAAACTCGGCAGCTTATGCGATTTATACGTGAAGAAGGAAGTCAGGAGCAAAAGGAAAAGGTTAAGCATATTGTTTTCCAAATTTGTACACCAACAATCTGTAAAGATAGCTTTATACCAATTCTAAGAGAATGTTTCAGCAGAAAATCTTTAGGAACTATAAAATGGTTGGGATTGCAGTCTTGGGCATTCCACTATTATTTATCTGAGGAATTCCAACATTCCAGTTCCTGGGAATGTTTATTTGTCGGCAATGACATAAGCTTTCGCAAGTCCAAGATTTATCCAATATTAGATCACGATCAACTTCTGGAAGAAAGTGAGTCTGAGCAGGACACCAGGTCAGCCAGAAATAAGCGCAAGAAAAGgcaaaaacacaaaaagaaaaagagaagggaTCTTGAATTTGAAGAATTAGACAGGGATGAATTTGCCGATGTTATTGAGGATAGACCGGAGTTGCATTTGACATCTGGTGACTGGTTGCTTTCTACTGATGGGTATTCGACTACTTGGAGCAGC GTAGACCTACCTGAGCACATATCAAAACATTGCTTCTTCACGTGGATGAAGTGGGTTATTGAGGGCATGAAGAGATGA